Proteins encoded in a region of the Cytobacillus pseudoceanisediminis genome:
- a CDS encoding CoA-acylating methylmalonate-semialdehyde dehydrogenase, with product MTATTTKVLKNFINGEWVDANTDKFELVPNPATGEELARTPISTREDVDKAVQAAKEAFKTWSKTPVPKRARILFKYQQLLVDNWDELAKLITQENGKNYKEAYGEVQRGIECVEFAAGAPSLMMGKQLPDIATNIESGMYRYPVGVIGGITPFNFPMMVPCWMFPLAIACGNTFVLKPSERTPILANRLAELFTEAGLPAGVFNIVHGAHDVVNSLIDHKDVPAISFVGSQPVAEYIYKSATANGKRVQALAGAKNHSIVMPDADLDGAVKEIIAAAYGSAGERCMACSVVVAVDSVADELVEKLNEQASQLTIGNGLDEDVFLGPVIRQENKERTSNYIEIGEKEGASLVRDGRKDEAYHENGYFIGPTIFDNVNPSMKIWKEEIFAPVLSIVRVKSLEEAIELTNKSDFGNGACLFTQNGSSVRYFRENIEVGMLGVNIGVPAPMAFFPFSGWKNSFYGDLHANGTDGVEFYTRRKMLTARW from the coding sequence ATGACAGCGACAACAACAAAGGTATTAAAGAACTTTATCAATGGCGAATGGGTGGATGCAAACACGGATAAATTCGAATTGGTGCCAAACCCTGCAACGGGCGAGGAGCTTGCACGCACTCCGATCTCAACCCGCGAAGATGTCGATAAAGCTGTTCAGGCTGCCAAAGAAGCGTTTAAAACCTGGAGCAAAACGCCGGTGCCAAAAAGAGCTAGAATTCTATTTAAATATCAGCAGCTTTTAGTAGATAACTGGGACGAGCTGGCAAAGCTGATTACACAGGAAAACGGCAAGAACTATAAAGAAGCATACGGTGAGGTTCAGCGCGGAATTGAATGTGTGGAATTTGCTGCAGGCGCGCCATCTCTTATGATGGGTAAGCAGCTTCCTGACATTGCAACGAATATAGAATCGGGCATGTACCGCTACCCGGTTGGGGTCATCGGCGGCATCACGCCTTTCAACTTCCCGATGATGGTACCTTGCTGGATGTTCCCGCTTGCGATTGCGTGCGGAAACACATTCGTCTTAAAGCCGTCTGAAAGAACGCCAATCCTGGCTAACCGCCTGGCAGAGCTGTTCACAGAAGCAGGTCTGCCGGCAGGGGTATTCAATATCGTCCATGGTGCGCATGATGTGGTGAACAGCCTGATCGACCATAAGGATGTACCGGCTATTTCTTTCGTTGGCTCCCAGCCTGTTGCCGAGTATATATACAAGTCAGCTACAGCGAACGGCAAACGCGTACAGGCGCTTGCTGGTGCGAAAAATCACTCTATAGTTATGCCTGATGCAGACCTTGATGGAGCTGTTAAAGAAATAATTGCTGCTGCTTACGGGTCAGCAGGTGAAAGGTGCATGGCCTGCTCTGTAGTAGTAGCTGTGGATTCTGTTGCCGACGAGCTTGTTGAGAAATTGAATGAGCAGGCAAGCCAGCTGACTATTGGAAACGGATTGGATGAGGATGTCTTCTTAGGACCAGTTATCCGCCAGGAAAACAAGGAGCGCACAAGCAATTATATTGAAATTGGCGAAAAAGAAGGAGCTTCTCTTGTGCGAGATGGCCGCAAAGACGAAGCATATCACGAAAATGGCTATTTCATTGGACCAACGATCTTTGACAATGTAAACCCATCCATGAAAATCTGGAAAGAAGAAATTTTCGCACCAGTTTTATCCATCGTACGTGTGAAGAGCCTGGAAGAAGCAATCGAGCTCACCAACAAATCCGACTTTGGTAATGGCGCCTGCCTGTTTACTCAAAATGGAAGCAGCGTCCGCTACTTCAGAGAAAACATTGAAGTAGGCATGCTCGGCGTCAACATCGGCGTACCGGCTCCAATGGCCTTCTTCCCATTCTCCGGCTGGAAGAATTCGTTCTATGGAGACCTTCACGCCAACGGAACAGATGGTGTGGAATTCTATACGAGGAGAAAGATGCTGACTGCACGCTGGTAA
- the hisD gene encoding histidinol dehydrogenase, which translates to MATFLKQGKNVQEVQEADVKVREAVSAVLKNIEENGDSEVRKLSEQFDKWSPEQFRLSDEQIQEIVASVPEQTINDIKFAQEQIRNFAEHQKAALQDIEVETLPGVFLGHKNIPVNSVGCYIPGGRYPMVASSHMSVLTAKVAGVKRVIACTPPIKGEIPSATVAAMHLAGADEIYLLGGIQAMGAMAIGTETIEPVDMLVGPGNAFVAEAKRQLYGRVGIDLFAGPTEVLVIADETSDAEIIATDLLGQAEHGPNSPACLITTSEKLANETVAEIERQLETLPTADVAGAAWKDYGSIILVDSLEEAVVEADKLAYEHVEVLTEDPNYFLENMTNYGALFLGPETNVAYGDKVIGTNHTLPTKKAARYTGGLWVGKFLKTCTYQRTTPEASAKIGEYASRLCDLEGFKGHQAQADLRVKRYGSLVK; encoded by the coding sequence ATGGCAACTTTCTTAAAACAGGGGAAAAATGTTCAAGAAGTACAGGAAGCAGACGTAAAAGTAAGGGAAGCGGTAAGCGCGGTTCTTAAAAATATTGAAGAGAACGGCGATTCAGAGGTCCGCAAGCTTTCTGAGCAGTTTGATAAATGGTCACCGGAACAATTCAGATTAAGTGATGAGCAAATTCAGGAGATTGTGGCATCTGTACCTGAACAAACGATCAATGACATCAAATTTGCTCAGGAGCAAATCCGCAATTTTGCCGAGCACCAGAAAGCAGCATTACAGGATATTGAAGTAGAAACATTGCCTGGCGTGTTCCTTGGCCATAAAAACATTCCGGTAAACAGTGTAGGATGCTATATTCCCGGCGGACGCTACCCGATGGTTGCTTCCTCCCACATGAGTGTTTTGACAGCGAAAGTGGCAGGCGTTAAGCGCGTAATTGCATGTACACCTCCGATTAAAGGAGAAATTCCTTCCGCAACCGTAGCCGCGATGCATCTTGCAGGCGCTGACGAGATTTACCTTCTTGGCGGAATCCAGGCGATGGGTGCAATGGCAATCGGAACGGAAACAATCGAGCCGGTTGATATGCTGGTTGGCCCTGGTAATGCATTTGTTGCAGAAGCGAAGCGTCAATTATATGGCAGAGTGGGAATCGACCTGTTTGCAGGACCAACTGAGGTTCTTGTCATTGCAGATGAAACATCCGATGCTGAAATAATTGCAACGGATTTATTAGGACAGGCTGAGCATGGACCTAACTCTCCGGCATGCCTCATTACAACTTCAGAGAAATTGGCAAACGAAACAGTGGCAGAAATTGAACGCCAGCTTGAGACTCTTCCAACAGCAGATGTTGCAGGCGCGGCATGGAAAGATTACGGTTCTATCATTCTTGTAGACAGCCTGGAAGAAGCCGTAGTGGAAGCGGATAAATTGGCTTATGAGCACGTGGAGGTATTAACTGAGGATCCAAACTACTTCCTTGAAAACATGACCAACTATGGAGCGCTTTTCCTTGGGCCGGAAACGAATGTTGCTTACGGGGATAAAGTCATTGGCACAAACCACACGCTTCCTACCAAAAAGGCAGCACGCTACACTGGCGGCCTATGGGTTGGCAAGTTCCTGAAAACATGCACATACCAGAGAACAACGCCTGAAGCAAGTGCAAAAATCGGTGAATATGCATCCCGTCTATGCGACCTTGAAGGCTTTAAAGGACATCAGGCACAGGCTGACCTTCGTGTGAAGCGCTATGGCAGCCTCGTGAAGTAA
- a CDS encoding GntP family permease codes for MLGMLGLIASLILLMYLTMKGVNIIIAAIISAVVVAVSGGLNLETALTEHYMTGFTNYFYSWFLIFLLGAVFGKIMQVTKAADSIANWVKDTLGPSRAVFAVVAAAAIMTYGGVSLFVVGFAVYPIAVSLFKVANLPHRFIPAALVFGSISFTMTAPGSPEIQNLIPTEFFGTKPTAGGIIGVLMALIIMITGGILLSRMVKKAVQNGEVFSLPNQQSGAANESAAALETELSMQRPDAAPAGKDFPHVLMAILPLASVIAILNTAANFTSSTAAALISLTSGIILACVLMIKYLVGFWEALAKGAQDALVAAANTCAVVGFGSVAAQVAAFDTFVDALVNIPGPPLMGLAIAVTLICGITGSASGGLGIALPILAPMYMAQGLDPGAMHRISALASGGLDSLPHNGYVVTTIRAICGETHKRSYWPIFILSAAMPTAVLFLAVILYSIF; via the coding sequence ATGCTTGGAATGCTGGGGTTAATCGCTTCACTGATTCTATTAATGTATCTAACAATGAAAGGCGTAAATATAATTATTGCCGCCATCATCAGCGCCGTTGTGGTTGCTGTTTCAGGAGGACTTAACCTTGAGACTGCCCTGACAGAGCATTATATGACGGGCTTTACAAATTATTTTTACTCATGGTTTCTAATCTTCCTGCTTGGGGCAGTTTTCGGAAAAATTATGCAGGTAACTAAGGCGGCTGACAGTATTGCGAATTGGGTTAAGGATACACTGGGCCCATCGAGAGCTGTATTTGCTGTCGTGGCCGCAGCGGCGATTATGACATATGGCGGCGTCAGCTTGTTTGTAGTCGGCTTCGCAGTGTATCCAATCGCTGTTTCCTTATTTAAAGTGGCCAATCTGCCGCATCGCTTTATCCCGGCCGCTTTGGTTTTCGGTTCGATTTCGTTTACGATGACAGCACCGGGCTCGCCGGAAATCCAAAACCTGATTCCAACTGAGTTTTTCGGAACAAAGCCGACTGCAGGTGGAATCATTGGAGTGTTAATGGCATTAATCATAATGATAACAGGCGGTATTTTACTAAGCCGAATGGTGAAAAAAGCGGTTCAAAATGGAGAGGTATTTTCTTTGCCGAATCAGCAGTCCGGTGCTGCAAATGAGTCGGCGGCTGCTCTGGAAACGGAGCTGTCCATGCAAAGGCCTGATGCTGCACCTGCAGGGAAGGACTTCCCGCATGTATTGATGGCGATATTGCCGCTGGCTTCCGTTATTGCCATATTAAACACAGCAGCCAACTTTACTTCGTCAACGGCGGCCGCTTTAATTTCCCTGACGAGCGGGATCATTTTGGCATGTGTATTGATGATTAAATATCTGGTTGGATTTTGGGAGGCTTTGGCAAAAGGTGCCCAGGATGCTTTAGTCGCTGCGGCTAATACGTGTGCGGTTGTGGGCTTCGGAAGTGTTGCCGCCCAGGTTGCTGCCTTTGATACATTCGTCGATGCTCTGGTCAATATTCCTGGACCTCCCTTAATGGGACTGGCGATAGCCGTTACGTTGATTTGCGGGATTACAGGCTCGGCTTCAGGCGGTTTGGGGATTGCCCTTCCGATTCTGGCGCCTATGTATATGGCCCAAGGCCTCGATCCTGGGGCGATGCACAGGATTTCAGCACTTGCTTCGGGCGGTCTGGATTCACTTCCGCATAATGGCTATGTCGTTACGACGATCCGGGCAATATGCGGGGAAACCCATAAGCGTTCCTACTGGCCAATTTTTATCCTGAGTGCAGCAATGCCAACGGCTGTGTTATTCCTGGCTGTGATCTTATATTCAATTTTTTAA
- a CDS encoding LacI family DNA-binding transcriptional regulator: MKNKKVTAMDVARLAGVSQSSVSRAFSENSSISSKKKKLILEAAEQLGYQPNAIARGLITNQSRIIGIVMRNIQNPFYPEILDKFYSRLAEKGYKVMFINSQNNEIQEDEVSHLIEYSVEGAIITDALLTSSTVQKFTRNGISVVLFNRYVNDSLSSAVVCDNFAAGKRIGHYLIEKGHENLAFISGPMNTSTTVDRKNGFQEALKEHGISSFLTENGLYSYEGGVAAAEKLLEQDKKIDAIFCANDISAFGAMDYLKKQGIRIPEDISVIGFDNVAMSDWSSYELTTWHQPVDEMVDYSINLLLEHINGDMDTPEIQRIEGHLVERGSVADRR, from the coding sequence TTGAAAAATAAAAAAGTGACAGCCATGGATGTCGCTCGGCTGGCAGGCGTTTCGCAATCGAGCGTGTCCAGGGCTTTTAGTGAAAATTCAAGTATCTCATCAAAAAAGAAAAAGCTTATTCTGGAGGCTGCTGAACAGCTGGGCTATCAGCCGAATGCCATTGCCCGCGGCCTGATCACGAATCAGTCCCGCATCATAGGGATTGTCATGCGGAATATCCAGAACCCTTTTTATCCGGAAATCCTCGATAAGTTCTACAGCAGGCTGGCTGAAAAAGGGTACAAGGTAATGTTTATCAACTCCCAGAATAACGAAATCCAAGAGGATGAAGTGAGCCATTTAATTGAGTACAGCGTGGAGGGAGCCATCATCACAGATGCGCTTTTGACCTCTTCGACTGTGCAGAAGTTTACCCGCAATGGCATCTCGGTCGTCCTGTTTAACCGATATGTGAACGATTCCTTAAGCAGTGCTGTTGTGTGCGATAACTTTGCTGCCGGTAAAAGGATAGGGCACTACTTGATAGAAAAAGGACATGAAAATCTCGCCTTTATCTCCGGACCGATGAATACATCAACAACAGTGGATCGGAAAAATGGGTTCCAGGAAGCTTTGAAGGAACACGGCATTTCTTCCTTTTTAACCGAAAATGGCCTTTATTCGTATGAAGGAGGAGTTGCAGCAGCGGAAAAGCTGCTGGAGCAGGATAAAAAGATAGATGCCATCTTCTGTGCAAATGATATATCCGCTTTTGGCGCAATGGATTATCTGAAGAAACAGGGTATCAGAATCCCTGAGGATATTTCGGTCATAGGCTTTGACAATGTGGCTATGTCGGATTGGTCATCCTATGAATTAACCACCTGGCATCAGCCGGTCGATGAAATGGTCGATTATTCGATTAACCTTCTTTTAGAGCACATTAACGGGGATATGGACACCCCTGAAATTCAAAGAATAGAAGGGCATTTGGTGGAAAGAGGATCGGTAGCGGACAGAAGGTGA
- a CDS encoding sigma-54-dependent Fis family transcriptional regulator has product MPQLHIDELLYVKNWMTPSPFCIQPGQTLGEAAKMMVDLHLESLPVLDEQNGLVGMITSRKLLNYFSQGNSGDTLIGSIPKSNLAAVRPDDSILDILSLPYDQLPVIGENGKLLGILTTRDMLDGLSKYLHNLRQKQNSDGALGAILESAYEGIAVVDQNGILQEFNEAYSRFTGVNREDAIGRHVTEVIDNTHLHETVKTGIAERGVLQNIQGHDMVVHRIPLKKEGKIVGAIGMLIFEGVSEVYKIYERLQENQTAKPDLFTKKKESDSRITIDQIIGKSEGISDVKRLARKAARTAATVLITGESGTGKEMFAKSIHHLSPFSTGPFISVNCGAIPEHLFESELFGYEEGAFTGAKKGGKPGKFELADNGTIFLDEIGEMPLVMQTKLLRVLQEKEAERVGGVKKYRINVRVIAATNRDLMQMIETGEFREDLYYRLNIIQLHIPPLRERKKDIPVLLIHYLREICERYQVPGKIFTSEAVNAFVRHPWRGNIREMVNTVEQLVTLVDGKVIDYHHLPEMLKRSEPITKDGKEPSLAVGSIEEARFLGNQRESELILDALRKAGGNKSKAADLLGIHRTTLYQKLKKHGIT; this is encoded by the coding sequence GTGCCGCAATTACATATTGATGAGCTTCTCTATGTGAAAAACTGGATGACACCCAGCCCTTTTTGTATTCAGCCGGGGCAAACACTGGGTGAAGCTGCAAAAATGATGGTGGATCTTCATCTGGAAAGCCTGCCAGTATTGGATGAGCAGAATGGGTTAGTCGGTATGATTACATCAAGAAAGCTGCTTAACTACTTTTCCCAGGGAAACTCAGGGGACACTTTGATTGGCAGTATCCCCAAATCGAATCTGGCAGCTGTCCGGCCAGATGATTCGATCCTTGATATTTTGTCGCTTCCATATGATCAGCTTCCTGTCATAGGTGAAAATGGCAAATTGCTTGGCATCCTGACAACCAGGGATATGCTTGACGGGCTTTCCAAATACCTGCATAACCTGAGGCAAAAGCAAAATTCAGATGGTGCTCTTGGCGCAATTTTGGAAAGTGCCTATGAGGGGATAGCCGTTGTTGATCAAAACGGCATCCTGCAGGAATTCAATGAAGCATACAGCCGTTTTACCGGAGTTAACCGGGAGGATGCGATTGGCAGGCATGTGACAGAAGTAATCGATAACACCCATCTTCATGAGACGGTAAAGACCGGAATAGCCGAACGCGGGGTTCTCCAGAACATCCAGGGGCATGACATGGTGGTGCACCGGATTCCGCTCAAGAAGGAAGGCAAGATTGTCGGGGCGATAGGAATGCTGATTTTTGAAGGGGTCTCGGAGGTTTATAAAATCTATGAAAGGCTGCAGGAAAATCAAACGGCTAAGCCGGATCTTTTCACAAAGAAAAAGGAAAGCGATAGCCGGATTACGATTGATCAGATCATTGGGAAAAGCGAAGGCATCTCAGATGTAAAGCGGCTGGCACGGAAGGCGGCAAGGACTGCGGCAACTGTTCTGATAACGGGTGAGAGCGGGACAGGTAAAGAGATGTTCGCAAAAAGCATCCACCATCTCAGCCCCTTTTCGACCGGGCCGTTCATCAGTGTGAACTGCGGGGCCATTCCAGAGCACTTATTCGAATCCGAACTCTTCGGCTATGAAGAAGGTGCATTTACCGGAGCGAAAAAGGGCGGCAAGCCCGGAAAATTCGAACTGGCAGACAACGGTACTATTTTTCTCGATGAAATCGGGGAGATGCCGCTTGTCATGCAGACCAAACTGCTGCGGGTTCTGCAGGAAAAAGAAGCCGAACGTGTCGGCGGTGTGAAGAAGTATCGAATCAATGTCAGAGTAATCGCAGCGACAAACCGTGACCTAATGCAAATGATTGAAACAGGGGAGTTCCGGGAGGATCTATACTACAGGCTGAACATTATCCAGCTTCACATCCCGCCGCTGCGTGAACGGAAAAAGGATATCCCCGTCCTGCTGATCCATTATCTGAGAGAAATTTGTGAGAGGTATCAGGTACCGGGAAAAATATTCACCTCTGAAGCGGTGAATGCATTTGTACGGCATCCATGGAGGGGAAATATTCGCGAGATGGTCAATACGGTGGAGCAGCTGGTTACCCTGGTGGATGGGAAGGTCATTGACTATCACCATTTGCCTGAGATGTTGAAAAGGTCTGAACCTATTACTAAAGATGGGAAAGAACCGTCATTAGCTGTCGGATCCATAGAGGAAGCCAGGTTTCTGGGAAATCAAAGAGAATCGGAATTAATTCTTGATGCTTTAAGAAAGGCGGGCGGGAATAAATCGAAGGCTGCTGATTTACTGGGGATACATCGGACGACCCTCTACCAAAAGCTGAAGAAGCATGGAATAACGTGA
- a CDS encoding methyl-accepting chemotaxis protein, whose product MGRSMMFGKGKLKRLEEEKRELESSIQAAEEEFQRREKYYQTLIHSFNEDLTNTVSQHEIVNGQHYMLGDLVLKIKDGFENVKRHSEATFTNSLTLSDKGENLIQSAKEMVKSSEEGRGSVSKSEQLIKQLGEQLEVNSQKMEALSKRSKEIEMIVQVIKDIAEQTNLLALNASIEAARAGEQGKGFAVVADEVRKLAESTATSTANISSLTKNIQDDIEATLNSTVASTELIKDGMSLSGQTTSKIDSITSLIHTVETEVSEVIEMINAQKGYSQEVAAEISETKSVFDQVNELIQRHIDDARVVDEKLEGAISQVKAVNY is encoded by the coding sequence ATGGGGAGATCAATGATGTTCGGAAAAGGAAAGTTGAAGCGGCTGGAGGAAGAAAAGAGGGAATTGGAATCAAGCATTCAGGCTGCTGAAGAAGAATTTCAGCGCAGGGAAAAGTATTATCAGACACTGATTCATTCTTTTAATGAAGATTTGACGAATACGGTAAGCCAGCATGAGATTGTTAATGGACAGCATTACATGCTGGGAGATTTGGTTTTGAAAATTAAAGACGGTTTTGAAAACGTAAAAAGACATAGTGAAGCTACTTTTACAAACAGCCTCACTTTATCTGATAAGGGGGAAAATCTGATCCAGTCTGCAAAAGAGATGGTAAAAAGCTCGGAGGAAGGCCGTGGATCCGTGAGCAAGTCTGAACAGCTTATTAAGCAGCTGGGTGAGCAATTAGAAGTGAATTCACAGAAGATGGAGGCGCTGAGCAAAAGGTCAAAAGAAATTGAGATGATTGTTCAGGTCATAAAAGATATCGCGGAACAAACAAATCTCCTGGCTTTGAATGCATCCATCGAAGCGGCACGCGCAGGCGAGCAGGGCAAAGGATTTGCTGTCGTTGCGGATGAGGTCCGGAAACTGGCTGAAAGCACAGCGACGAGTACGGCTAATATCAGTTCCCTGACGAAAAATATTCAGGACGATATTGAAGCAACACTGAACTCCACAGTCGCAAGCACCGAATTAATTAAAGATGGCATGTCCCTCAGCGGTCAAACAACCAGCAAAATTGATTCAATCACAAGCCTTATCCATACGGTTGAAACAGAAGTCAGTGAAGTAATTGAAATGATAAACGCTCAGAAGGGATATTCCCAGGAGGTGGCCGCTGAGATTTCGGAGACGAAGTCAGTTTTTGATCAAGTGAACGAGCTGATCCAGAGGCATATTGACGATGCAAGGGTCGTTGACGAGAAGCTCGAAGGTGCCATCTCGCAGGTTAAGGCGGTAAATTACTAA
- a CDS encoding GntP family permease — MLSMIGLLGGIGLLIYLTMRGMNLLLAAPLAAFIVAIFSGLPIFPQLAGEGEVNFLTNYMNGFAGFITSWYLMFLFGAIFGKLMEDSGAADSVSKWIIDKIGMKRAALAVVIACAVLTYGGVSLFVVAFSVYPMALSLFKEANLPRRFIPAALAFGSTTFTMTSAGSPEIQNWIPIEFLGTSPYAAWEVSFIVAVFMMAFGYWWLKKMINKAIRNGEKFEARETDSALIRENLPSPMLSMIPLLVVLVISFIFHDSLAQSALIIALLSGCFATYFLNRKYFTNVWGAVSEGTIGALIAIANTSAVVGFGGVAKATPAFASAVDAMTSIPGSPLIGGALAVAVIAGLTGSASGGQSIALPLLAPHYLDMGVNASELHRVVAISSGSIDSLPHGGYVVTTIRAICGESHKDAYPAFGALTVIVPILGVILAVILFSIF, encoded by the coding sequence ATGCTAAGTATGATTGGATTGCTTGGGGGGATTGGGCTTCTCATCTATTTAACGATGAGAGGGATGAACCTGCTGCTTGCTGCCCCTCTTGCCGCATTTATTGTTGCAATATTCAGTGGATTACCGATTTTTCCTCAGCTGGCAGGCGAGGGTGAAGTCAATTTTCTAACCAACTATATGAACGGGTTTGCCGGGTTTATTACATCCTGGTATTTGATGTTCTTATTCGGTGCCATTTTTGGAAAACTAATGGAGGATAGCGGAGCAGCAGATAGTGTTTCCAAATGGATTATCGACAAGATTGGCATGAAACGGGCAGCGTTGGCTGTTGTCATTGCCTGTGCGGTCTTAACATATGGCGGTGTAAGTCTGTTTGTTGTTGCATTTTCCGTCTATCCAATGGCCTTGAGCCTATTTAAGGAAGCCAACCTGCCAAGAAGGTTCATACCGGCAGCTCTTGCCTTCGGTTCGACTACATTTACCATGACGTCAGCGGGTTCACCGGAAATCCAGAACTGGATTCCGATTGAATTCCTGGGAACTTCCCCATATGCCGCCTGGGAAGTCAGCTTTATTGTTGCTGTCTTTATGATGGCATTTGGATACTGGTGGCTGAAGAAAATGATTAACAAAGCGATCCGCAATGGAGAAAAATTTGAGGCAAGAGAAACGGATTCTGCGTTGATCCGCGAAAACCTGCCAAGCCCGATGTTAAGTATGATTCCGCTCTTGGTCGTCCTTGTGATTTCATTTATCTTCCATGATTCATTGGCACAGTCAGCCCTTATTATCGCGTTATTGAGCGGCTGCTTTGCAACCTATTTTCTTAACCGCAAGTATTTTACAAATGTATGGGGAGCCGTGTCTGAAGGAACGATTGGCGCATTGATTGCCATTGCCAATACATCTGCGGTTGTAGGCTTTGGCGGTGTGGCTAAAGCAACACCTGCCTTTGCAAGTGCAGTTGATGCCATGACAAGCATTCCGGGAAGCCCATTAATCGGCGGAGCTCTGGCTGTTGCTGTCATTGCAGGTCTGACCGGATCTGCTTCAGGTGGCCAATCCATCGCATTGCCGCTGCTTGCCCCGCATTATCTGGATATGGGTGTCAATGCAAGTGAACTCCATCGTGTTGTGGCGATATCATCCGGATCGATTGATTCCTTGCCGCATGGCGGCTACGTTGTGACAACCATCCGTGCCATCTGCGGTGAATCGCATAAGGATGCCTATCCGGCATTTGGTGCATTGACAGTAATTGTTCCGATACTTGGTGTGATTTTAGCGGTCATTTTATTTTCGATTTTCTAA